ACCAGTGATAGAAACGTTTCGGATGGATTCTGAGCGCGGATGAACAAATCATTAATATCCCGAATGGTTTCGGGCAAATTAACAATATAGGTTTCATTCCCTTGCTCTCTTAGCAAGGCTTCGATTCGGGTTGATTCTCTGCGCCCCGATTCATCGTTACCCATGCAGATATATACGCGCTTGCCGGCAAGTAAAGGAAGATGATGCTCTTTAAATATACTGAAGTCTGGCACGCATGTGGCTGGCATTTTGGCTTGATTCAGCGTGAGCACGTCGAATATCCCGTTGCAGAGGACTATTTCGTCCGTATCATCGAGCGCGGTATAATTAAACAAATACTGGTCCATCCCATACAAAGCCTTATACTTAGGCTCTCTGTTATCAATTGCACGTCCAATTAAATCAACAATTTCACCTTCGTAATTATGAATCGGAACAATGACTCTATGCTCAAAGTAATCTCCTAGTTGGTTCTGATCCACATAAAAGCCAATCTTCCCAATCTCAAAGCCCATCCGGTACTGCTGAACGGTTTCCTCTGTAATGCCTCTTTTTTGCAAATAAAAGTAGGCCTCTTCCCGCATCTGTTTCTGGTAATATCCTAATAAACCATCCAAATCCACTGCAGCCAGAGTAGGCACTAATTGTTTACGCTCTAAGCTTGTCATGAAATCTCCCCCGCCTGTCTCTCTAAGCTGCTGCCTTGCGTTTCAACTAAAAAAAGCACCAACAAAAACAATCGTTTTTGAAGATGCTTGTTTCATTCAACAACAAAAGAAGTGTTCAGAGGGCTTATTTGAAGTGTCTGCAAAGCACCTTTACTGCATCATCTGCAATAATTGTTTTCCCGTATTCCTCTAATACTGCTTGTGTAACCGAGGCCGCTTCGCCAAACTCAGATAATACGGCGATTAAAGCCTGATATTTGTTTTCTTCTAGCTCTACCGGTTCCAGTTGTAGAATATATTTCCCTTTGTACGAATACAGGGTACCGCCTTCCATCAGAAGGGGATTGATTACTTTGGATACACGCAACAGATCTTCAAAATCTCGGAATGCATAGGAGATCAAATCGCTTTGTTCAAGCGTAACTTCCATTTCGTACACTTCTTCAGGTTCGTGATCGTCATATGCGTCAGAGTTCGCATATAAATCAAGCTTGCCTCTGGTTACAATCACAACCATACCTTGAGCCGGAAGCGCAAATACTTCGACTGCAAGCGGGCCGGACGGGTCAAATCCGAGCTCGGAATAGGCTTGATCCATCATTTCACTGAATAGTTCGTGTACTTTGGGAATTTCTCTCCACATGTCGTCTTTTTGAATACCGCGTTCAGTTAAGTCATCGAATGTTAGGAAAATCCGTATCTTATCCTGACTTAAGCGTTCTATTTTCATGATAGGATCCTCCTTTGAGCTTTCCGAAGGAAAGCTTGCATCGAAAGCATGGTCATCTTATTAAAACAGAATATGATAACTGCGAAAAAAAGGTGAAACTTTGAACACGAATTGGACATGGTTCCTAGATTCGTTTTCACCTACCATGTTAACATTAATTGATTGCAATTGCACGCGTTAAGTTATGTATAAAAGAAAAAGCACAGCTGGCCCCGTAGGTATGCCAGACTGCGCCTTATACGTACAGTTATTGGATTGTCGACGTATTTTCTCTGTTTTCGTTTAAAATCTCATTTACGGTTGATTTTAAGCTTGGATCTTCTTTCACGAACTTTTCCACCTGCGTCAGTCCGTTCGCCTCTGTGCTTGTGAAGCTTTTGGGTGCTGTGGATGTGCTGTTGAACGTTCTGTTCGAGAAAGAATCTTTTGCTTTATCAACCACTTTGCCCATGGATTCACTGGACGAACTGAATGCGGAGAATAACATTGATTTGCTTTTCCGATTCAAATATACGACCGCTGCAGCACCGGCAATACCACCAAGCAAAAATGTGCCTATTTTCATTGGGTCTCCCTCCATGCTAATTAGTATGAATCCTCCATAGGTTGCGCGAGTTGCATCATGGGCATACGCCAAAGAAGAAGGAAAACAAAGGAGATATGTTATCGCAGAAATGTGGTACTATATGTAGAGATCAACAAGTTAGTTATGAACCTGAGGAGAACACTAATGATGAATAATAAAGCCAGTGTAATGTTGCTTAGTGTGATGCTATTTCTAGCAGCTTGCGGTAGTGCTCAACCTAGCAAAGGGCCTGCTGCTGTCACAGATCAGCCAACACCTGCCGTCGCCACCGCTACGCCAAGCCCTACGCCGACGCCAACCGCGACACCAA
Above is a genomic segment from Paenibacillus sp. HWE-109 containing:
- a CDS encoding genetic competence negative regulator — its product is MKIERLSQDKIRIFLTFDDLTERGIQKDDMWREIPKVHELFSEMMDQAYSELGFDPSGPLAVEVFALPAQGMVVIVTRGKLDLYANSDAYDDHEPEEVYEMEVTLEQSDLISYAFRDFEDLLRVSKVINPLLMEGGTLYSYKGKYILQLEPVELEENKYQALIAVLSEFGEAASVTQAVLEEYGKTIIADDAVKVLCRHFK